In one window of Polaromonas naphthalenivorans CJ2 DNA:
- a CDS encoding fumarylacetoacetate hydrolase family protein, with protein sequence MKLISYLHQGQPGWGMVTGAGIVSLANAACPTLLSALQAGKLDELAAGAAGRQPSAQLADIEFLPVIPEPGKIFCVGHNYEEHRLETQRDKTQHPLLFIRVAESQTAHEQPILLPAESTHLDYEGEIAIIIGKPGRRIREADAWSHVAGYSAYNDGSIRDWQKHTIQFTAGKNFTGTGAFGPWMVTRGEIEDGEELTLETRLNGEVMQRTTTASMIFSIPVLIEYISTFTTLQPGDVIVTGTPGGVGAKRTPPVWMKPGDRVEVEVGKVGILVNSIANDPAR encoded by the coding sequence ATGAAACTCATCAGCTATCTTCATCAAGGCCAGCCCGGCTGGGGCATGGTCACCGGCGCCGGCATCGTTTCCCTTGCCAATGCTGCTTGTCCCACGCTGCTCAGCGCGCTGCAGGCCGGCAAGCTCGATGAACTGGCTGCGGGCGCGGCCGGCCGGCAGCCTTCGGCGCAGCTGGCCGACATCGAGTTCCTGCCCGTCATCCCTGAGCCCGGAAAAATCTTCTGCGTGGGCCACAACTACGAAGAACACCGGCTGGAGACCCAGCGCGACAAGACCCAGCACCCGCTGCTCTTCATCCGCGTGGCCGAGTCGCAGACGGCGCATGAGCAGCCCATCTTGCTGCCCGCCGAGTCCACGCACCTCGACTATGAAGGCGAAATCGCCATCATCATCGGCAAGCCAGGGCGGCGCATCCGCGAGGCCGATGCCTGGTCGCATGTCGCCGGCTACAGCGCCTACAACGACGGCTCCATCCGCGACTGGCAAAAGCACACGATCCAGTTCACGGCGGGCAAGAACTTCACCGGGACCGGTGCGTTCGGCCCCTGGATGGTCACGCGCGGCGAAATTGAGGATGGCGAAGAACTGACCTTGGAAACCCGGCTCAACGGTGAAGTCATGCAGCGCACCACGACGGCGTCGATGATCTTCAGCATTCCGGTGCTGATCGAATACATCTCGACCTTCACCACACTTCAGCCCGGCGACGTCATCGTGACCGGCACGCCGGGCGGCGTCGGCGCCAAGCGCACGCCACCGGTGTGGATGAAGCCCGGCGACCGGGTGGAAGTTGAAGTCGGCAAGGTTGGCATTCTCGTCAACTCCATTGCCAACGACCCGGCGCGATGA
- a CDS encoding flavin-containing monooxygenase: protein MTDTVTGAPPAAQHSALSPSDEIARWLELFDAALTRSDVQAATHLFTAACHWRDLIGFTWNLKTVEGRDGVQDLLAATLATTQPANWRCEGEASRANGVTEGWFTFETAVARGRGYARLKDGLCWTLLTTLYELKGFEEKKGRDRIKGAEHGVQKGRQNWTERRQQEEAELGITVQPYVLVIGGGQGGIGLGARLKRLGVPALIIDKLPRPGDQWRSRYKSLCLHDPVWYDHMPYLPFPDDWPVFCPKDKIGDWLEMYTKVMELNYWSSTECVKAKYDEAAKEWEVSVVRDGQTIVLRPKQVVFALGMSGVANVPQIEGADTFKGVQHHSSKHPGGDAFKGKKAIVLGANNSAHDICADLWENGADVTMLQRSSTHIVRSDSLMDLALGGLYSEQALEKGITTDMADLIFASVPFRIMHTFHIPVYEEIQERDADLYDRLRKAGFMLDFGDDGSGLFMKYLRRGSGYYIDVGACDLVANGDVKLKSGVDIARITENSVILSDGTELPADLIVYATGYGSMNGWVERLVSPEMAAKVGKCWGLGSDTTKDPGPWEGELRNMWKPTQQEALWFHGGNLHQSRHYSRYLALQLKARMEGLDTPVYGLQEVHHTQ from the coding sequence ATGACCGACACCGTGACCGGCGCGCCCCCTGCGGCCCAGCACAGCGCCCTCAGCCCCAGCGACGAAATCGCCCGCTGGCTCGAACTGTTCGACGCCGCGCTGACACGCAGCGACGTGCAGGCCGCTACCCACCTGTTCACCGCCGCCTGCCACTGGCGCGACCTGATCGGCTTCACCTGGAACCTCAAGACCGTCGAAGGCCGTGACGGCGTGCAGGACTTGCTGGCCGCCACGCTGGCCACCACGCAGCCGGCCAACTGGCGATGCGAGGGCGAGGCCAGCCGCGCCAATGGCGTGACCGAAGGCTGGTTCACCTTCGAAACCGCCGTGGCGCGCGGGCGCGGCTATGCGCGGCTCAAGGACGGCCTGTGCTGGACGCTGCTGACCACGCTTTATGAACTCAAGGGTTTTGAAGAAAAGAAGGGCCGCGACCGCATCAAGGGCGCCGAGCACGGCGTGCAAAAAGGGCGGCAGAACTGGACCGAGCGCCGCCAGCAGGAGGAAGCCGAGCTGGGCATCACCGTTCAGCCCTACGTGCTGGTGATCGGCGGCGGCCAGGGCGGCATCGGCCTGGGCGCGCGCCTCAAGCGCCTGGGCGTTCCCGCGCTCATCATCGACAAGCTCCCGCGCCCCGGCGACCAGTGGCGCAGCCGCTACAAGTCGCTGTGCCTGCACGACCCGGTCTGGTACGACCACATGCCCTACCTGCCGTTTCCCGACGACTGGCCGGTGTTTTGCCCCAAGGACAAGATCGGCGACTGGCTGGAGATGTACACCAAGGTGATGGAGCTGAACTACTGGTCCTCGACCGAATGCGTCAAGGCGAAGTACGACGAAGCGGCGAAAGAGTGGGAAGTGTCCGTGGTGCGCGACGGGCAGACGATTGTGCTGCGGCCCAAGCAGGTGGTTTTTGCGCTGGGCATGTCGGGCGTGGCCAACGTGCCGCAGATCGAGGGCGCCGACACCTTCAAGGGCGTGCAGCACCATTCGAGCAAGCATCCCGGCGGCGATGCGTTCAAAGGCAAGAAGGCCATCGTGCTGGGCGCCAACAACTCGGCGCACGACATCTGCGCCGACCTGTGGGAAAACGGCGCCGACGTGACCATGCTGCAGCGCAGCTCGACGCACATCGTGCGCTCGGACTCGCTGATGGACCTGGCGCTGGGCGGGCTGTACTCGGAGCAGGCGCTGGAAAAAGGCATCACCACCGACATGGCCGACCTGATCTTCGCCTCGGTGCCGTTTCGCATCATGCACACCTTCCACATCCCGGTGTACGAGGAAATCCAGGAGCGCGACGCCGATTTGTACGACCGGCTGCGCAAGGCCGGCTTCATGCTGGATTTCGGCGACGACGGCTCGGGCCTGTTCATGAAGTATTTGCGCCGGGGCTCGGGTTACTACATCGACGTGGGCGCCTGCGACCTTGTGGCCAACGGCGACGTGAAGCTCAAGAGCGGCGTGGACATCGCGCGCATCACCGAGAACTCGGTGATCCTGAGCGACGGCACCGAGTTGCCCGCCGACCTGATCGTCTATGCCACGGGCTACGGCTCGATGAACGGCTGGGTCGAGCGGCTGGTCTCGCCCGAGATGGCCGCCAAGGTGGGCAAATGCTGGGGCCTGGGCTCGGACACGACCAAAGACCCCGGCCCGTGGGAGGGCGAGCTGCGCAACATGTGGAAGCCGACGCAGCAGGAGGCGCTGTGGTTCCACGGCGGCAACCTGCACCAGTCGCGCCACTATTCGCGCTACCTGGCGCTGCAGCTCAAGGCGCGCATGGAAGGGCTGGACACGCCGGTCTATGGCCTGCAGGAAGTGCACCACACGCAGTGA
- a CDS encoding sigma-54-dependent Fis family transcriptional regulator, producing the protein MQTYQREHIDRVMQTVAGGSAGTPDAAGDSLIHDSWRRCARDYRLDPTRMQDAIILPSHRLREHQDRMDEFLQIARSGMQALYQHVAGLGYVVLLTDARGVTVDFLGDLNSDHSLRRAGLYLGSDWSEPLAGTCGVGTCISTGQALTVHQGDHFDATHIPLTCTTAPVFDGRGQLNAVLDISALRSPQSKESQHMALQMVQIYAHHIENASFLRQFRHDWVLRLSPSPQFLEVNPDYLLALDAAGRVIGHNRRAQLLLQDCVAGPLIGAAFERLFNARLGDLGRFLHSCPADRRAITLAGSSQLLFLLASPAPAAARPAPSAAVEPVPAPLAALCGGDAALARQIARAARFVNSPIGLLLTGETGSGKEFFAKALHASGERRGRPFVAVNCAAIPEALAESELFGYLPGSFSGAGSRAKRGLVQEADGGTLFLDEIGDMTLALQARLLRVLAEREVLPVGATRPVPVNIRVMAATHCDLEALVREGRFRADLYYRLNGAHLVLPPLRERTDLGWLIARMLANPRDGSDTAPLALSLDARARLLAHRWPGNLRELHNVIEYARSLCSHGVIELDDLPDHLAAAPRLPASASAEPAAPAPALASEAAQLLQHLSATHWNVAEAARRMGLSRMTLYRRMQRWGIASPNQRDGGAAG; encoded by the coding sequence ATGCAAACGTATCAGCGCGAACACATCGACAGGGTCATGCAGACGGTGGCCGGCGGCAGCGCTGGCACCCCGGACGCGGCTGGCGACAGCCTGATCCACGACTCATGGCGCCGCTGCGCGCGCGACTACCGGCTGGACCCGACGCGCATGCAGGACGCCATCATTTTGCCCAGCCACCGGCTGCGCGAGCACCAGGACCGGATGGACGAGTTTTTGCAGATCGCGCGCAGCGGCATGCAGGCGCTCTACCAGCATGTGGCCGGCCTGGGCTATGTGGTGCTGCTGACCGATGCGCGCGGCGTCACCGTCGATTTTCTGGGCGACCTGAACAGCGACCATTCGCTGCGCCGCGCCGGCCTGTACCTGGGGTCGGACTGGAGCGAGCCGCTGGCCGGCACTTGCGGCGTGGGCACCTGCATCAGCACGGGCCAAGCGCTCACGGTGCACCAGGGCGACCATTTCGACGCCACCCACATCCCGCTGACCTGCACCACCGCGCCGGTGTTCGACGGGCGCGGCCAGCTCAACGCGGTGCTCGACATCTCGGCGCTGCGCTCGCCGCAGAGCAAGGAGAGCCAGCACATGGCGCTGCAGATGGTGCAGATTTACGCCCATCACATTGAAAACGCCAGCTTCCTGCGCCAGTTCCGCCATGACTGGGTGCTGCGCCTGTCGCCCTCGCCGCAGTTCCTGGAGGTCAACCCCGACTACCTGCTGGCGCTGGACGCGGCCGGCCGGGTCATCGGCCACAACCGCCGCGCGCAACTGCTGCTGCAGGACTGCGTGGCCGGGCCGCTGATCGGCGCGGCGTTCGAGCGCCTGTTCAACGCCCGGCTCGGCGACCTGGGCCGCTTTTTGCACAGCTGCCCGGCGGACCGCCGCGCCATCACGCTGGCCGGCTCCAGCCAGCTGCTGTTCCTGCTGGCCTCGCCTGCGCCCGCCGCCGCGCGCCCTGCGCCATCGGCCGCCGTTGAACCCGTGCCGGCGCCGCTGGCCGCGCTGTGCGGGGGCGACGCGGCGCTGGCGCGGCAGATCGCGCGGGCGGCGCGCTTCGTCAATTCGCCCATCGGGCTGCTGCTGACCGGCGAGACCGGCAGCGGCAAGGAGTTCTTCGCCAAGGCGCTGCACGCCAGCGGCGAGCGGCGCGGCCGGCCTTTCGTGGCGGTGAACTGCGCGGCGATTCCCGAGGCGCTGGCCGAGAGCGAGCTGTTCGGCTACCTGCCGGGCAGCTTCTCGGGCGCGGGCAGCCGGGCCAAACGCGGGCTGGTGCAGGAGGCCGACGGCGGCACGCTGTTCCTCGACGAGATCGGCGACATGACGCTGGCATTGCAGGCGCGGCTGCTGCGCGTGCTGGCCGAGCGCGAAGTGCTGCCCGTGGGCGCGACGCGGCCGGTGCCGGTGAACATCCGCGTGATGGCCGCCACGCACTGCGACCTGGAGGCGCTGGTGCGCGAGGGGCGCTTTCGCGCCGACCTGTATTACCGCCTGAACGGCGCGCACCTGGTGCTGCCGCCGCTGCGCGAGCGCACCGACCTGGGCTGGCTGATAGCGCGCATGCTGGCGAACCCGCGCGACGGCAGCGACACGGCACCGCTGGCGCTTTCCCTTGATGCGCGCGCCCGCCTGCTGGCGCACCGCTGGCCAGGCAACCTGCGCGAGCTGCACAACGTGATCGAGTACGCGCGCAGCCTGTGCAGCCATGGCGTGATCGAGCTGGACGACCTGCCCGATCACCTGGCTGCCGCGCCGCGCCTTCCGGCATCGGCATCGGCAGAGCCAGCCGCCCCAGCCCCGGCTCTGGCCAGCGAGGCGGCGCAACTGCTGCAGCATCTGAGCGCCACCCACTGGAACGTGGCCGAGGCGGCGCGCCGCATGGGCCTGTCGCGCATGACGCTGTACCGCCGCATGCAGCGCTGGGGCATTGCCTCGCCGAACCAGCGCGACGGCGGCGCGGCCGGCTGA
- a CDS encoding winged helix-turn-helix transcriptional regulator → MNDVDLHAGEIATLADQLRRGSLFSVECPSREVLKHVTSRWGVLVLVALGGGTHRFSDLRRKVGGVSEKMLAQTLQCLESDGFVDRKSYPVVPPHVEYSLTPLGEEVARQVEALADWIEGNLPRIMDARRLQARSPFSKP, encoded by the coding sequence ATGAACGACGTTGACCTTCACGCAGGTGAAATCGCCACCCTCGCCGACCAGTTGCGCCGGGGATCGTTGTTTTCCGTGGAATGCCCCTCCAGAGAGGTGCTCAAGCATGTGACCAGCCGCTGGGGCGTACTGGTGCTGGTCGCTCTGGGCGGCGGCACGCATCGTTTCAGCGACCTGCGCCGCAAGGTGGGGGGCGTGAGCGAAAAAATGCTGGCCCAGACCCTGCAATGCCTGGAGAGTGATGGTTTTGTGGATCGAAAGTCTTATCCGGTGGTGCCGCCCCATGTCGAATACAGCCTCACGCCGCTTGGCGAGGAAGTGGCTCGCCAGGTCGAAGCGCTGGCGGACTGGATTGAAGGCAACCTGCCGCGCATCATGGATGCGCGCCGCCTGCAGGCGCGCAGCCCCTTCAGCAAGCCCTGA
- a CDS encoding SDR family oxidoreductase: protein MIVVTGASGQLGRLVIEALLQTVPASQVVAAVRNPAKAGDLAARGVQVRQADYSQPATLDAAFKGADKLLLISSSEVGQRAAQHRAVIEAAQRAGVKLVAYTSILHADASPLGLAAEHQETEALLRASGLPFVLLRNGWYTENYAGGIPAALAHGVVLGSAGAGRIASAARADYAAAAAAVLTQADQAGRIYELAGDGSYTLAEFAAEIARQSGKAVVYQDLPEADYKAALLSVGLPEGLAGLLADSDVGASRGGLFDDSHQLSQLIGRPTTPLAASVSAALAA, encoded by the coding sequence ATGATCGTTGTTACTGGAGCGTCTGGCCAGCTTGGCCGTCTCGTCATTGAAGCGTTGCTGCAAACCGTTCCTGCGTCGCAGGTCGTGGCCGCTGTGCGCAATCCGGCAAAGGCCGGCGACCTCGCCGCGCGCGGTGTGCAGGTCCGCCAGGCCGATTACTCCCAGCCGGCCACGCTGGATGCGGCTTTCAAGGGGGCCGACAAGCTGCTGCTGATTTCCTCCAGCGAGGTAGGCCAGCGCGCCGCACAGCACCGCGCCGTGATCGAAGCCGCCCAGCGTGCGGGCGTCAAGCTGGTGGCCTATACCAGCATCCTGCACGCTGACGCATCGCCGTTGGGGCTGGCGGCGGAACATCAGGAAACTGAAGCCTTGCTCCGTGCATCAGGACTGCCTTTTGTCTTGCTGCGCAACGGCTGGTACACCGAAAACTATGCGGGCGGCATTCCGGCGGCGCTGGCGCATGGCGTCGTGCTGGGCAGCGCGGGCGCGGGCCGCATTGCCTCGGCCGCTCGCGCCGACTATGCGGCCGCCGCCGCCGCCGTGCTGACGCAGGCAGACCAGGCCGGGCGCATCTACGAACTGGCTGGCGACGGCAGCTACACACTGGCCGAATTCGCTGCGGAAATCGCCCGCCAGTCGGGCAAGGCGGTGGTTTACCAAGACCTGCCGGAGGCTGACTACAAAGCCGCGCTGCTCAGCGTCGGCTTGCCCGAGGGGCTGGCCGGCCTGCTGGCCGATTCCGACGTGGGAGCGTCCAGGGGCGGGCTGTTTGATGACAGCCATCAACTGAGCCAGCTCATCGGCCGCCCGACCACGCCGCTGGCGGCGAGCGTCAGCGCAGCCCTTGCGGCTTGA
- a CDS encoding DNA/RNA non-specific endonuclease: MLRTLAFSLTVLAGTSVLANTACPQHFAAGQRPVVTNPKMQPRTQELCFKAFAVLHSGLSRTPLYAAEHLTRQNMKNAAKLSRKDSFHAEDALPEGDRAELSDYERSGYDRGHLQYPVKNILIS; encoded by the coding sequence ATGCTCCGTACCCTGGCTTTCTCCCTGACCGTGCTGGCCGGCACCTCCGTCCTGGCAAACACCGCCTGTCCCCAGCACTTTGCCGCCGGCCAGCGGCCTGTCGTCACCAACCCCAAGATGCAGCCGCGCACGCAGGAACTCTGCTTCAAGGCCTTCGCGGTGCTGCATTCGGGCCTGAGCCGCACGCCGCTGTACGCGGCCGAGCACCTGACGCGCCAGAACATGAAGAATGCGGCCAAGCTGTCGCGCAAGGATTCCTTTCATGCCGAGGACGCCCTGCCCGAGGGCGACCGGGCCGAACTCAGCGACTATGAACGCTCGGGCTACGACCGTGGCCACCTACAATACCCGGTAAAAAATATACTCATCAGCTAG
- a CDS encoding endonuclease, whose amino-acid sequence MNSQVFRRLLGIVFTLLFLVSCRPSALQPPPTNQTKQVEKAEVEKPELVNSKKEIGHRDFANAKKILPEVFAGLEEDFYCGCTYSGKKVDLNSCGYVPRKNQTRAERIEWEHVVPAWVLGHQRQCWQQGGRDNCTASDTEFSKAEGDLNNLVPAVGEVNGDRSNYSYGAWSNNPTPIYGSCKTVIDFKLKRAQPREEVRGRAARITLYMHEKYKLNMSRQDRQLMCAWAKLYPVDTWEQTRDKKIIRWQGEGNPLVSDPQQLSSLCP is encoded by the coding sequence ATGAATTCTCAGGTTTTTCGACGCCTGCTCGGCATAGTTTTCACACTGCTATTCCTGGTCAGTTGTCGCCCTTCTGCATTGCAGCCACCACCAACGAATCAAACAAAGCAAGTTGAGAAGGCAGAAGTTGAGAAGCCAGAACTAGTCAACAGCAAAAAAGAGATCGGACACCGCGACTTTGCCAACGCAAAAAAAATACTCCCTGAAGTTTTCGCAGGTTTGGAAGAAGATTTCTATTGTGGTTGTACCTATTCAGGCAAGAAGGTTGACCTGAATAGTTGCGGCTATGTGCCGCGAAAGAACCAGACGCGCGCAGAGCGCATCGAGTGGGAGCATGTGGTTCCAGCCTGGGTTTTGGGACATCAGCGTCAGTGCTGGCAACAAGGCGGACGAGATAATTGCACAGCTTCAGATACAGAATTTAGTAAGGCAGAAGGCGATTTGAACAATCTGGTGCCAGCCGTTGGCGAGGTCAATGGCGATCGTAGCAATTATTCCTATGGAGCCTGGAGCAACAACCCGACGCCCATTTATGGAAGTTGTAAAACCGTCATCGACTTTAAATTAAAGAGGGCTCAGCCACGCGAAGAAGTGCGCGGCAGGGCAGCGCGGATCACCCTCTACATGCACGAAAAATACAAATTAAACATGAGCCGGCAAGATCGCCAGTTGATGTGTGCATGGGCCAAACTTTATCCAGTAGATACCTGGGAACAAACCCGCGATAAAAAAATTATTCGCTGGCAAGGGGAGGGCAACCCTTTGGTATCTGACCCGCAGCAGCTTTCTAGCCTTTGCCCTTAG
- a CDS encoding endonuclease domain-containing protein — translation MNLDEWLTKNKSNFGSDYEILFAETVLPLIPELSFDAVSVQYPFQDGDRRQRYCDFVIHENEDVRIAIEIDGYDKRGMGTGMSHADFVDWQRRQAALTSQGWYVLRFANRDVRDEPNRCAEHISLLLKRSQSKSQRKTLSAKEKERLDALTKGQNDKIEYLNKETSVMKYTVASFTALILMLVMVIVWQSRGGSSGQSQATVQSATTPLQPVMLSALPATEVPVQVPEGATCDNPISWQQAGQHIGQTAAVVGPLMKVTHRENSRGNPTWVDVGAVYPNVQRLVLVIWGKQKPDFPMVRPGQLEGRSVCIIGQIESYKGIPQIELKTASQLKILR, via the coding sequence ATGAATCTAGATGAGTGGCTGACGAAAAACAAGTCAAACTTTGGCAGCGATTATGAAATCCTGTTTGCAGAGACGGTATTGCCTCTGATCCCTGAACTCAGCTTTGATGCAGTTTCGGTGCAGTATCCATTTCAGGACGGGGACAGACGACAGCGCTACTGCGATTTTGTCATCCATGAAAATGAGGATGTTCGAATCGCAATCGAGATCGACGGCTATGACAAGCGCGGTATGGGTACGGGGATGTCCCATGCAGATTTTGTTGACTGGCAGCGCCGACAAGCGGCACTGACCTCACAAGGCTGGTATGTGCTGCGCTTTGCTAACAGAGATGTCAGGGACGAACCGAACCGATGTGCAGAACATATCAGCCTGCTGCTCAAGCGTTCACAAAGCAAATCCCAACGCAAGACATTAAGTGCCAAGGAAAAGGAGCGACTGGACGCACTGACCAAAGGCCAAAACGACAAAATCGAATACCTCAATAAAGAGACATCCGTCATGAAATATACCGTCGCGTCATTTACTGCCCTCATCCTCATGCTCGTGATGGTGATCGTCTGGCAGAGTCGCGGGGGTTCATCCGGCCAGTCTCAGGCAACAGTGCAAAGCGCTACCACCCCACTCCAGCCTGTAATGCTTTCTGCTTTACCGGCTACTGAGGTGCCCGTGCAGGTTCCTGAAGGTGCAACCTGCGACAACCCTATCAGTTGGCAACAGGCTGGGCAGCATATTGGTCAGACTGCAGCGGTAGTCGGTCCTTTGATGAAAGTAACTCATCGCGAGAATTCACGCGGCAATCCCACATGGGTTGATGTAGGCGCGGTCTATCCCAATGTCCAGCGGCTGGTACTGGTAATCTGGGGTAAACAAAAACCAGACTTCCCAATGGTAAGGCCGGGACAGTTAGAAGGGAGAAGTGTCTGCATCATTGGGCAAATCGAAAGCTACAAAGGCATTCCTCAGATCGAACTGAAAACCGCGAGTCAACTCAAGATATTGCGGTAG
- the gmtX gene encoding gamma-mobile-trio protein GmtX encodes MKTSTSTVAPDPVRDARQLYKTHREAASRESKVKNLDILWEALEGIRSDGGRDYSLAEVGRRLEVAGGLKTQSLRNAQGTHFREIISAYAEGGSGSTKYLSKSKSQVEAALELITDPSIRATLRMAIEEGKRLKVVNDNLHAAFKTLQVGASISATPTTDGQTQVNGPITQFHAVPPRLLRALKIGVDRTRLAERGMTVMEDGSITDAQGETLFPPSFVTAAEAFLAENSP; translated from the coding sequence ATGAAAACGTCCACCTCGACCGTTGCGCCTGACCCAGTGCGCGATGCCCGGCAGTTGTACAAGACGCATCGTGAAGCAGCAAGCCGAGAGTCCAAGGTCAAAAATCTCGACATCCTTTGGGAGGCCCTGGAAGGCATTCGAAGCGACGGGGGGCGAGACTACTCGTTGGCTGAAGTTGGACGCCGCCTAGAGGTCGCTGGGGGCCTGAAAACGCAGAGTCTGCGCAACGCGCAAGGGACGCATTTCCGCGAAATCATTAGCGCGTACGCTGAGGGAGGCAGCGGTTCGACAAAATACCTTTCCAAGTCGAAGTCACAAGTCGAGGCAGCACTCGAACTCATCACGGACCCGAGCATCCGCGCCACGCTGCGCATGGCTATCGAGGAGGGAAAACGCCTGAAGGTGGTCAACGACAACCTGCACGCAGCGTTCAAAACCTTGCAGGTGGGAGCGTCCATTTCCGCCACTCCAACGACGGATGGGCAAACTCAAGTCAATGGACCCATTACGCAATTCCATGCGGTTCCGCCGCGACTGCTGCGGGCTCTAAAAATTGGTGTTGACCGAACGCGACTTGCGGAACGTGGTATGACCGTGATGGAGGATGGCAGCATCACCGACGCACAAGGGGAAACATTATTTCCACCGTCATTTGTAACGGCAGCGGAGGCATTCTTAGCCGAGAATAGCCCGTAA